One stretch of Enterobacter sp. RHBSTW-00994 DNA includes these proteins:
- the rsxG gene encoding electron transport complex subunit RsxG has translation MLKTMQKHGVTLAIFAAALTGLTALVNELTKTTIDEQAAKQQKALFDQVIPSDFYDNDLQKSCFIVQAPQLGKGTHRVFIARKGNDAVGAVMEATAPDGYSGAIQLLVGSDFSGTVLGTRVTEHHETPGLGDKIELRLSDWILHFAGKVIRGEDDTAFAVKKDGGEFDQFTGATITPRAVVNAVKRAGLYAETLPAQLNNLSACEE, from the coding sequence ATGCTAAAAACGATGCAAAAACACGGTGTCACGTTGGCCATTTTCGCGGCGGCCTTAACGGGGCTAACCGCACTGGTTAATGAGTTGACCAAAACAACTATTGATGAACAGGCTGCGAAACAACAAAAAGCGCTTTTCGACCAGGTTATCCCTTCGGACTTCTACGATAATGACCTGCAGAAAAGTTGCTTTATTGTACAAGCACCACAACTCGGTAAAGGCACACACCGCGTCTTTATTGCCCGTAAAGGCAATGATGCAGTCGGCGCCGTAATGGAAGCCACAGCACCAGACGGATACTCCGGAGCAATCCAGTTGCTCGTCGGCAGTGATTTTTCAGGAACTGTACTAGGTACGCGTGTGACGGAACACCACGAAACACCGGGCCTGGGCGATAAGATTGAACTGCGTCTGAGCGACTGGATTTTGCACTTTGCGGGGAAAGTGATCCGCGGTGAAGACGACACGGCGTTTGCTGTTAAGAAGGATGGCGGTGAGTTCGACCAGTTTACCGGGGCAACCATCACCCCACGTGCCGTTGTCAATGCTGTGAAACGTGCCGGGTTGTATGCAGAAACGCTGCCCGCGCAACTTAACAATCTTTCGGCCTGTGAGGAGTAA
- the nth gene encoding endonuclease III, producing the protein MNKEKRITILTRLRDENPHPTTELNFNSPFELLIAVLLSAQATDVSVNKATAKLYPVANTPQSMLELGVDGVKSYIKTIGLFNSKAENVIKTCRILLEQHGGVVPEDRAALEALPGVGRKTANVVLNTAFGWPTIAVDTHIFRVCNRTRFAPGKNVEQVEEKLLKVVPAEFKVDCHHWLILHGRYTCIARKPRCGSCIIEDLCEFKEKVYP; encoded by the coding sequence ATGAACAAAGAGAAACGCATCACGATCCTCACCCGGCTTCGGGATGAGAACCCTCACCCGACGACAGAACTGAATTTCAACTCACCGTTTGAGTTGTTGATCGCGGTGCTGCTCTCTGCTCAGGCTACAGACGTAAGCGTCAACAAGGCTACCGCCAAACTCTATCCCGTTGCCAACACGCCGCAGTCGATGCTGGAGCTAGGCGTTGATGGGGTGAAGTCATATATCAAAACCATCGGTCTGTTTAACAGCAAAGCGGAAAACGTCATTAAGACCTGCCGCATTTTGCTGGAGCAACATGGTGGAGTTGTTCCTGAAGATCGTGCAGCGCTGGAGGCGCTACCAGGCGTAGGGCGTAAAACCGCCAACGTGGTTCTTAACACTGCGTTTGGCTGGCCAACAATCGCCGTTGACACCCATATTTTCCGCGTCTGTAATCGTACCCGCTTCGCGCCGGGTAAAAATGTTGAGCAGGTCGAAGAGAAATTGCTGAAAGTGGTTCCTGCTGAATTTAAGGTCGACTGCCACCACTGGTTAATCTTACATGGCCGTTATACCTGCATTGCACGTAAGCCGCGTTGCGGCTCATGTATCATCGAGGATCTCTGCGAATTTAAAGAAAAAGTATATCCCTGA
- the ydgT gene encoding transcription modulator YdgT, which translates to MTVQDYLLKFRKINSLESLEKLFDHLNYTLSDNQEIINMYRAADHRRAELVSGGRLFNVGEVPKSVWRYVL; encoded by the coding sequence ATGACAGTTCAGGACTATTTATTAAAATTCCGCAAGATCAATTCACTTGAAAGCCTGGAAAAACTGTTTGACCATCTGAACTACACGCTGTCGGATAATCAGGAAATCATCAATATGTATCGCGCTGCAGATCATCGTCGCGCAGAGCTTGTATCCGGGGGACGATTGTTCAATGTGGGCGAAGTGCCAAAGTCTGTATGGCGCTACGTTTTATAA
- a CDS encoding DUF2569 domain-containing protein — translation MTALPGERIGGWLIAPLAWLLVALLSASLALLLYTTALATPHALQNLMSQSTFNIVMWFISFVFAIAMWYYTLWLTIAFFKRRRSVPKHYIIWLLISVLLALKAFAFSPVSDALAVRQLLFPLLAAALFAPYFRRSARVKKTFVNP, via the coding sequence ATGACCGCATTGCCTGGAGAAAGAATCGGAGGCTGGTTAATCGCCCCACTGGCATGGCTGCTGGTTGCATTATTAAGCGCATCGCTGGCGCTTTTGCTTTATACCACTGCTCTGGCTACTCCACATGCACTTCAAAACCTGATGTCCCAGAGTACATTCAATATTGTGATGTGGTTTATTTCCTTCGTTTTCGCCATCGCTATGTGGTACTACACGCTGTGGTTGACTATCGCGTTCTTTAAACGCAGACGCAGCGTGCCGAAGCACTACATTATCTGGCTGCTCATTTCTGTTCTGTTGGCACTAAAAGCCTTTGCTTTCTCCCCGGTTTCAGATGCATTGGCTGTTCGCCAGTTGCTCTTCCCGCTCCTGGCGGCCGCACTCTTCGCGCCCTATTTCCGACGTTCGGCACGTGTGAAGAAAACCTTCGTGAACCCGTAA
- the dtpA gene encoding dipeptide/tripeptide permease DtpA — protein MSTANNKPTEESVSLNAFKQPKAFYLIFTIELWERFGYYGLQGIMAVYLVKQLGMSEADSITLFSSFSALVYGLVAIGGWLGDKVLGTKRVIMLGAIVLAIGYALVAWSGHDAAVVYMGMATIAVGNGLFKANPSSLLSTCYSKDDPRLDGAFTMYYMSVNIGSFFSMLATPWLAAKFGWSVAFSLSVVGMLITVVNFAFCKKWVKDYGSKPDFEPVHVGKLLATIVGVVILAAIATWLLHNQGVARAVLGVVALGIVCIFAKEAFAMQGAARRKMIVAFILMLEAIIFFVLYSQMPTSLNFFAIRNVEHSILGIAFEPEQYQALNPFWIMIGSPILAAIYNKMGDRLPMPHKFAIGMVLCSGAFLVLPLGTKFATDAGIVSVNWLILSYALQSIGELMISGLGLAMVAQLVPQRLMGFIMGSWFLTTAGAAIIAGKIANLMAVPENVTDPLVSLNVYGTVFMQIGIATAVIAVLMLLTAPKLNRMTQDDDKTAKATKTATA, from the coding sequence GTGTCTACTGCAAACAATAAACCAACAGAAGAAAGCGTAAGTCTTAACGCTTTTAAACAACCTAAAGCGTTTTATCTCATCTTCACGATTGAGCTGTGGGAACGTTTTGGTTATTACGGCCTGCAAGGGATCATGGCTGTTTACCTGGTAAAACAACTGGGTATGTCTGAAGCGGATTCCATCACACTGTTTTCTTCATTCAGTGCTCTGGTGTATGGTCTGGTCGCTATCGGCGGTTGGCTGGGCGATAAAGTTCTCGGTACTAAACGTGTCATCATGCTGGGTGCTATTGTCCTGGCCATTGGTTACGCACTGGTGGCCTGGTCTGGTCACGATGCTGCTGTGGTTTATATGGGTATGGCGACTATCGCTGTCGGTAACGGTCTGTTCAAAGCGAACCCGTCTTCCCTGCTCTCTACCTGCTACAGCAAAGATGACCCACGTCTGGACGGTGCATTCACCATGTACTACATGTCTGTGAACATCGGTTCATTCTTCTCTATGCTGGCAACACCATGGCTGGCAGCTAAGTTTGGCTGGAGCGTCGCCTTCTCCCTGTCCGTTGTCGGTATGCTGATCACCGTTGTAAACTTTGCCTTCTGTAAAAAGTGGGTCAAAGACTACGGTTCAAAACCAGACTTCGAGCCAGTACATGTGGGCAAACTGCTGGCAACGATTGTTGGTGTCGTGATCCTCGCGGCAATCGCAACCTGGCTGTTACATAACCAGGGTGTTGCGCGCGCTGTTCTTGGTGTTGTTGCACTGGGTATTGTGTGTATCTTCGCGAAAGAAGCCTTTGCAATGCAGGGTGCTGCGCGTCGCAAGATGATTGTTGCGTTCATTCTGATGCTGGAAGCGATTATCTTCTTCGTTCTGTACAGCCAGATGCCAACGTCTCTGAACTTCTTCGCTATCCGTAACGTTGAGCACTCTATCCTGGGTATCGCGTTCGAGCCGGAGCAGTACCAGGCCCTGAATCCATTCTGGATTATGATTGGTAGCCCGATTCTGGCCGCTATTTATAACAAAATGGGTGACCGCCTGCCGATGCCGCACAAGTTTGCTATCGGTATGGTGCTGTGCTCAGGTGCTTTCCTGGTCCTGCCGTTGGGTACGAAATTTGCGACCGACGCGGGTATCGTATCGGTTAACTGGCTGATTCTGAGTTACGCTCTGCAGTCTATCGGCGAACTGATGATATCCGGTCTGGGTCTGGCAATGGTTGCTCAGTTGGTTCCACAGCGCCTGATGGGCTTCATCATGGGCAGCTGGTTCCTGACGACTGCCGGTGCGGCAATCATCGCAGGTAAGATTGCTAACCTGATGGCTGTACCAGAAAACGTGACTGACCCGCTGGTCTCTCTGAATGTCTACGGTACTGTATTCATGCAGATTGGTATCGCGACCGCAGTTATCGCTGTGCTGATGCTGCTGACTGCACCTAAACTGAATCGTATGACTCAGGACGACGACAAAACAGCGAAAGCGACTAAAACCGCAACAGCTTAA
- a CDS encoding electron transport complex subunit E translates to MSQVKEVIVQGLWKNNSALVQLLGMCPLLAVTSTATNALGLGLATTLVLTLTNLSISALRRWTPSEIRIPIYVMIIASVVSIVQMLINAYAFGLYQSLGIFIPLIVTNCIVVGRAEAFAVKNDPLISALDGFAIGMGATCAMFVLGSLREILGNGTLFDGADALLGGWAKVLRIEVFHTDTPFLLAMLPPGAFIGLGMMLAIKYLIDEKRKRRAAERSVQEGIPEKAS, encoded by the coding sequence ATGAGCCAGGTTAAAGAGGTTATTGTCCAGGGTCTCTGGAAAAACAACTCCGCGCTGGTGCAGTTGCTGGGGATGTGTCCCCTGTTGGCGGTTACGTCTACCGCGACTAACGCACTGGGTCTTGGCCTGGCGACCACGCTGGTGCTTACCCTGACGAACTTGTCTATCTCCGCTCTGCGTCGCTGGACACCCTCGGAAATTCGTATTCCGATCTACGTGATGATCATTGCTTCGGTGGTCAGTATCGTGCAGATGCTGATTAACGCTTATGCCTTTGGTCTGTACCAGTCCTTGGGTATTTTTATCCCGTTGATCGTCACCAACTGTATTGTGGTAGGCCGCGCGGAAGCTTTTGCGGTGAAAAACGATCCGCTGATTTCTGCCCTGGATGGGTTTGCCATCGGGATGGGGGCAACCTGTGCCATGTTTGTTCTGGGTTCACTGCGTGAAATTCTGGGCAACGGGACGTTATTTGACGGCGCAGATGCACTGTTAGGCGGATGGGCAAAGGTATTGCGCATTGAGGTATTCCATACCGACACACCATTCCTGCTGGCAATGCTGCCACCAGGCGCTTTTATTGGCCTCGGCATGATGCTGGCAATAAAATACCTGATTGATGAGAAACGTAAACGTCGCGCTGCCGAACGCAGCGTGCAGGAAGGGATCCCAGAGAAAGCATCATGA
- the gstA gene encoding glutathione transferase GstA: MKLFYKPGACSLASHITLRESGKDFTLDGVDLMKKRLENGDDYFAINPKGQVPALLLDDGTLLTEGVAIMQFLADNVPDRHLLAPTGSISRYKTLEWLNFIATELHKGFTPLFRPDTPEEFKPTVRALLEKKLQYINESLKEDQWICGARFTIADAYLFTVLRWARAVKLNMEGLDHIASYMERVAARPAVAAALKAEGLN, translated from the coding sequence ATGAAACTGTTCTATAAACCGGGTGCTTGCTCGCTTGCCTCCCACATTACTCTGCGTGAGAGCGGCAAAGACTTTACGCTGGACGGCGTTGACCTGATGAAAAAGCGCCTGGAAAACGGCGATGACTACTTTGCGATCAACCCGAAGGGGCAAGTTCCCGCCCTGCTGCTGGATGACGGTACATTGCTGACGGAAGGCGTGGCAATTATGCAATTCCTCGCTGACAACGTGCCAGACCGCCACTTGCTGGCGCCAACAGGCAGTATTTCGCGTTACAAGACGCTGGAATGGCTTAACTTCATCGCAACAGAACTGCACAAAGGTTTTACTCCACTGTTTCGTCCTGACACGCCTGAGGAATTCAAACCCACAGTGCGCGCTCTGCTGGAGAAAAAACTGCAATACATTAATGAGTCGCTGAAAGAAGACCAGTGGATTTGTGGTGCACGCTTCACTATTGCGGATGCGTATCTGTTTACCGTTCTGCGCTGGGCGCGTGCGGTTAAGCTGAACATGGAAGGGTTAGACCATATCGCATCTTATATGGAGCGTGTGGCTGCGCGCCCTGCGGTGGCAGCAGCGCTGAAAGCGGAAGGTTTGAATTAA
- the rsxA gene encoding electron transport complex subunit RsxA codes for MTDYLLLFVGTVLVNNFVLVKFLGLCPFMGVSKKLETAMGMGLATTFVMTLASICAWWIDTWILIPLGLTYLRTLAFILVIAVVVQFTEMVVRKTSPALYRLLGIFLPLITTNCAVLGVALLNINLGHNFMQSALYGFSAAVGFSLVMVLFASIRERLAAADIPAPFRGNAIALVTAGLMSLAFMGFSGLVKL; via the coding sequence ATGACCGATTACTTACTGCTCTTTGTCGGAACTGTGCTGGTGAACAACTTCGTACTGGTGAAGTTCCTTGGCCTGTGCCCGTTTATGGGCGTATCCAAAAAGCTGGAAACAGCAATGGGTATGGGGCTGGCTACAACCTTCGTGATGACACTGGCGTCGATTTGCGCCTGGTGGATTGATACCTGGATCCTCATTCCGCTGGGTTTGACCTATTTACGCACACTGGCCTTTATTCTGGTGATTGCCGTTGTTGTGCAATTTACTGAAATGGTGGTGCGCAAAACCAGCCCTGCGTTGTATCGCTTGCTGGGCATTTTTCTGCCATTAATTACCACGAACTGCGCCGTCCTGGGTGTGGCACTGCTTAACATCAACCTTGGTCATAATTTTATGCAATCAGCCCTGTACGGTTTTTCCGCCGCGGTTGGTTTCTCACTGGTGATGGTGTTATTCGCTTCTATTCGTGAACGTCTGGCGGCTGCTGATATTCCTGCACCGTTTCGCGGCAATGCTATCGCGCTGGTGACTGCAGGTTTAATGTCTTTGGCCTTTATGGGCTTCAGTGGTCTGGTGAAGTTGTAA
- the blr gene encoding division septum protein Blr: protein MNRIIELAGWIVLGVSVVLLGVASHIDNYQPPEPVTVAQPK, encoded by the coding sequence ATTAATCGAATCATTGAATTAGCGGGATGGATTGTCCTGGGAGTTTCGGTCGTTTTGCTCGGCGTTGCCAGCCATATCGATAACTACCAGCCCCCGGAGCCTGTCACTGTCGCACAACCTAAGTAA
- the rsxC gene encoding electron transport complex subunit RsxC, translating to MLKLFSAFRKEKIWDFDGGIHPPEMKTQSNGTPLRQIPLATRYVMPLKQHIGAEGELCVKEGDAVLRGQPLTFGRGRMLPIHAPTSGKVVSISPHTVAHPSALSELSVIIEADGEDRWIERDGWSDYRARSREALIERIHQFGVAGLGGAGFPTGTKLQGGGDKIETLIINAAECEPYITADDRLMQDCAAQVVEGIRILAHILQPREVLIGIEDNKPQAISMLRAVLAGSHDISLRVIPTKYPSGGAKQLTQILTGKQVPHGGRSSDIGVLMQNVGTAYAVKRAVVDGEPLTERVVTLTGESVSRPGNVWARLGTPVRHLLEHAEFCPGSDQMVIMGGPLMGFTLPWLDVPVVKITNCLLAPSPTEMGEEQEEKGCIRCSACADACPADLLPQQLYWYSKGQLHDKAKAHNLADCIECGACAWVCPSNIPLVQYFRQEKAEIYAISMEEKRAAEAKARFEARQARLEREKVARQERHKQAAVQPGEKDQDAISAALARVREKKATAAQAVVISAGDKPDNSEAIAAREARKAEARARQAEKAQNASTDTDIDPRKAAVEAAIARAKARKTTQQEPEAEAPVDPRKAAVEAAIARAKARKTAQHEPEAEAPVDPRKAAVEAAIVRAKARKTAQHEPEAEAPVDPRKAAVEAAIARAKARKTAQHEPEPEAPVDPRKAAVEAAISRAKARRTAQQAGQEQAANDDPRKAAVAAAIARVQAKKAAQQPVNED from the coding sequence ATGCTTAAGTTATTTTCTGCTTTCAGAAAAGAGAAGATTTGGGATTTTGATGGGGGTATTCACCCACCAGAAATGAAAACCCAGTCCAACGGGACGCCGCTGCGTCAAATTCCGCTGGCGACCCGTTACGTTATGCCACTCAAACAACACATCGGCGCGGAAGGCGAACTGTGTGTAAAAGAAGGCGATGCGGTCCTGCGTGGACAACCTCTGACCTTTGGTCGTGGCCGAATGCTGCCTATACACGCGCCAACATCTGGCAAAGTGGTGTCAATTTCCCCACATACCGTTGCCCATCCATCGGCGCTCTCTGAGCTGAGCGTCATTATTGAGGCCGACGGCGAAGACCGCTGGATTGAACGCGACGGCTGGAGCGACTACCGCGCCCGTAGCCGTGAAGCGCTAATCGAACGGATCCATCAGTTTGGCGTAGCGGGTCTTGGCGGCGCAGGCTTCCCGACAGGGACTAAACTGCAAGGCGGTGGTGACAAGATTGAAACCCTGATTATCAATGCCGCCGAATGCGAGCCTTATATTACAGCTGACGACCGGTTGATGCAGGACTGCGCCGCACAGGTCGTGGAAGGCATCCGCATTCTTGCCCATATCCTTCAGCCGCGCGAAGTCCTGATTGGTATTGAAGACAATAAACCGCAGGCTATATCCATGCTGCGTGCAGTACTGGCGGGCAGCCATGATATTAGCTTGCGCGTCATCCCCACTAAATATCCGTCTGGCGGCGCGAAGCAACTCACGCAAATCCTGACCGGTAAGCAAGTGCCACACGGCGGTCGCTCCTCTGATATTGGCGTGTTGATGCAAAACGTCGGCACAGCCTATGCGGTTAAACGTGCAGTGGTAGACGGTGAACCTCTGACCGAGCGCGTAGTGACGCTGACTGGTGAATCGGTTTCTCGCCCAGGTAATGTCTGGGCGCGTCTGGGTACACCGGTACGCCATCTTCTGGAACACGCTGAGTTTTGTCCTGGTAGCGATCAGATGGTCATCATGGGTGGCCCATTAATGGGCTTTACCCTGCCGTGGCTGGATGTCCCGGTGGTGAAAATCACCAACTGCCTGCTCGCCCCTTCCCCAACTGAGATGGGAGAAGAGCAGGAAGAGAAAGGTTGTATTCGTTGTAGCGCCTGTGCGGACGCGTGTCCCGCCGACTTGCTGCCTCAACAGTTGTACTGGTACAGCAAAGGCCAATTGCACGACAAAGCGAAAGCGCACAATCTTGCCGACTGTATTGAGTGCGGCGCCTGTGCCTGGGTTTGCCCAAGTAACATTCCGCTGGTGCAATATTTCCGTCAGGAAAAGGCTGAGATTTATGCCATTTCGATGGAAGAGAAACGGGCAGCCGAAGCCAAAGCCCGCTTTGAGGCTCGTCAGGCACGTCTTGAACGCGAGAAAGTCGCCCGCCAGGAGCGTCATAAACAGGCTGCTGTGCAACCCGGTGAGAAAGATCAGGATGCTATTAGCGCAGCACTGGCCCGCGTGCGTGAGAAAAAAGCCACCGCGGCGCAAGCGGTTGTGATCTCCGCAGGAGACAAACCCGATAATAGCGAAGCAATTGCGGCACGTGAGGCACGTAAAGCTGAAGCCCGTGCGCGTCAGGCAGAAAAAGCCCAGAATGCATCAACCGATACCGATATTGATCCACGCAAAGCTGCCGTAGAGGCCGCTATTGCCCGTGCAAAAGCACGCAAAACAACCCAGCAAGAACCGGAAGCTGAAGCGCCTGTTGACCCGCGCAAAGCAGCAGTTGAAGCGGCGATTGCCCGTGCCAAAGCGCGCAAAACGGCCCAGCACGAACCGGAAGCTGAAGCGCCTGTTGACCCGCGTAAAGCAGCAGTTGAAGCGGCGATTGTCCGTGCTAAAGCACGCAAAACGGCCCAGCACGAACCGGAAGCTGAAGCGCCTGTTGACCCGCGTAAAGCAGCAGTTGAAGCGGCGATTGCCCGTGCTAAAGCACGCAAAACGGCCCAGCACGAACCGGAACCTGAAGCACCTGTTGACCCGCGCAAGGCCGCCGTTGAAGCCGCTATTTCGCGTGCAAAAGCACGCAGAACAGCGCAACAGGCCGGGCAAGAACAGGCAGCAAACGACGACCCACGCAAAGCCGCAGTCGCCGCCGCGATTGCGCGTGTTCAGGCAAAGAAAGCCGCGCAGCAACCCGTTAACGAGGATTAA
- the rsxD gene encoding electron transport complex subunit RsxD: MVFRIASSPYTHNQRQTSRIMMLVCLAALPGIAVQFWFFGWGTLFQLFLGCVSALAAEALVLKLRKLDVTRILSDNSALLTGLLLAISIPPFAPWWMVVLGTVFAVIIAKQLYGGLGHNPFNPAMIGYVVLLISFPVQMTSWLPPHDIAATVPGFMDALQVIFTGHTANGADITSLRMGVDGISQATPLDTFKTSLHAGHSVEQIMKSAIYSGMLAGAGWQWVNLAYLLGGLFLLQQKAIRWHIPVSFLLTLAICSTLGWVFSPESLASPQMHLLSGATMLGAFFILTDPVTASTTNRGRLIFGALAGLLVWLIRSFGGYPDGVAFAVLLANITVPLIDYYTRPRVYGHRKG; the protein is encoded by the coding sequence ATGGTTTTCAGAATTGCAAGTTCCCCTTATACCCATAACCAGCGGCAGACATCGCGTATTATGATGCTGGTTTGTCTCGCGGCATTGCCTGGTATTGCCGTGCAGTTTTGGTTTTTTGGCTGGGGGACACTATTCCAGTTGTTCCTCGGCTGTGTAAGTGCCTTAGCCGCCGAAGCACTGGTTCTTAAGCTGCGAAAGCTGGATGTCACCCGGATCCTGAGTGACAACTCAGCACTTCTGACCGGACTGTTATTGGCCATCAGTATTCCCCCCTTTGCTCCCTGGTGGATGGTTGTCCTGGGCACAGTTTTCGCCGTCATTATCGCCAAACAACTCTATGGCGGGCTGGGTCATAATCCGTTCAACCCGGCGATGATTGGTTATGTGGTACTGCTTATCTCCTTCCCGGTCCAAATGACCAGTTGGTTACCGCCACATGACATCGCCGCAACCGTTCCTGGCTTTATGGATGCTCTCCAGGTGATTTTCACCGGGCATACCGCAAATGGCGCGGATATCACATCCCTTCGGATGGGCGTAGACGGCATCAGCCAGGCCACTCCACTTGATACCTTTAAAACGTCTCTGCATGCCGGGCACAGTGTTGAGCAGATCATGAAATCAGCCATTTACAGCGGCATGCTGGCAGGCGCAGGCTGGCAGTGGGTCAATCTGGCGTATCTGCTGGGCGGCCTGTTTCTGCTGCAACAAAAGGCGATTCGCTGGCACATTCCGGTAAGTTTCCTGCTGACTTTGGCGATTTGCTCGACGCTGGGCTGGGTGTTCTCACCAGAATCACTGGCCAGCCCACAGATGCATCTTTTGTCAGGGGCAACGATGCTGGGTGCTTTTTTCATTCTGACCGATCCCGTAACGGCATCGACGACCAACCGTGGACGTTTGATCTTCGGTGCATTGGCGGGGCTTCTGGTCTGGCTGATTCGCAGTTTTGGCGGCTATCCGGACGGTGTCGCATTTGCTGTACTGCTTGCCAATATTACCGTTCCACTCATTGACTACTACACGCGTCCTCGCGTGTATGGCCATCGCAAAGGGTGA
- the pdxY gene encoding pyridoxal kinase PdxY: MKNILAIQSHVVFGHAGNSAAEFPMRRLGVNVWPLNTVQFSNHTQYGKWTGCVMPPSHLTEVVQGIADIDQLKHCDAVLSGYLGSAEQGEHILGIVRQVKAANPVAKYFCDPVMGHPEKGCIVAPGVAEFHVRHALPASDIIAPNLIELEILCEHPVNSVQEAVIASRELIAQGPEIVLVKHLARAGLSRDRFEMLLVTKDDAWHISRPLVDFGARQPVGVGDVTSGLLLVKLLQGASLRDALEHVTAAVFEIMMATKNMQEYELQVVAAQERIAKPEHYFSATQL; encoded by the coding sequence ATGAAGAATATCCTCGCCATTCAGTCCCACGTTGTATTTGGACATGCTGGCAACAGCGCAGCGGAGTTTCCCATGCGTCGCCTCGGTGTCAACGTCTGGCCATTAAATACCGTTCAGTTCTCCAACCATACGCAATACGGTAAATGGACTGGCTGTGTCATGCCACCCTCTCATTTGACTGAGGTTGTGCAGGGCATTGCTGATATCGATCAGCTAAAACACTGTGATGCTGTGTTGAGTGGTTATCTGGGGTCAGCAGAGCAGGGTGAGCATATTCTTGGCATAGTCCGTCAGGTGAAAGCAGCGAATCCTGTAGCAAAATACTTTTGTGACCCGGTAATGGGACACCCGGAGAAAGGCTGTATAGTCGCGCCCGGTGTCGCGGAATTTCACGTTCGTCATGCGCTGCCCGCCAGCGACATCATCGCCCCAAATCTGATTGAACTGGAGATCCTCTGCGAGCATCCGGTGAATAGCGTACAAGAAGCGGTAATAGCTTCGCGCGAACTCATAGCGCAAGGTCCTGAGATTGTCCTTGTGAAACATCTGGCACGGGCCGGGTTGAGCAGGGACCGGTTTGAGATGCTGTTGGTGACAAAGGATGACGCCTGGCATATCAGCCGACCACTGGTGGATTTTGGTGCGCGTCAGCCAGTTGGCGTTGGTGATGTGACAAGTGGTCTTCTGCTGGTGAAATTACTGCAGGGGGCGTCGCTACGTGATGCACTGGAGCATGTGACGGCTGCCGTCTTTGAGATCATGATGGCGACGAAGAATATGCAGGAATATGAGTTGCAGGTGGTTGCTGCGCAAGAGCGTATCGCGAAGCCGGAGCATTATTTCAGTGCGACACAGTTATAA
- the rsxB gene encoding electron transport complex subunit RsxB — translation MNAIWIAIASISVLGLVFGVILGYASRRFAVEDDPVVEKIDELLPQSQCGQCGYPGCRPYAEAVGVQGEKINRCAPGGEAVMLKIAALLNVDPQPVDGDADVQEPVRALAVIDEANCIGCTKCIQACPVDAIVGATRAMHTVVADLCTGCNLCVAPCPTQCIELRPVETTTDSWKWDLQTIPVRIIPVEQHA, via the coding sequence ATGAATGCTATCTGGATTGCCATCGCCTCTATCAGCGTGCTGGGACTGGTTTTTGGCGTCATTCTTGGGTATGCCTCCCGTCGTTTCGCGGTAGAGGACGATCCCGTTGTTGAAAAAATCGATGAGCTTCTGCCGCAAAGCCAGTGTGGGCAGTGCGGTTATCCCGGCTGTCGTCCCTATGCCGAAGCCGTCGGTGTTCAGGGTGAAAAGATTAACCGCTGCGCGCCAGGCGGCGAAGCGGTCATGCTCAAAATTGCCGCCTTGCTTAACGTAGATCCGCAGCCCGTTGATGGTGATGCGGATGTACAAGAGCCCGTGCGTGCGCTGGCTGTTATTGACGAAGCCAACTGTATTGGTTGCACCAAATGTATTCAGGCGTGTCCCGTCGACGCGATTGTCGGCGCAACCCGCGCAATGCACACCGTCGTGGCGGATTTGTGCACAGGCTGTAACCTCTGCGTAGCCCCCTGCCCGACACAATGCATTGAATTGCGTCCAGTTGAAACGACTACTGATAGCTGGAAGTGGGATCTTCAAACCATTCCGGTTCGCATTATTCCTGTGGAACAACATGCTTAA